Proteins co-encoded in one Phycisphaeraceae bacterium genomic window:
- a CDS encoding SufE family protein, with protein sequence MRELPTLDEIIETFELLGDWEERFGYIIDLGKRLPPMPESERTDDARVHGCQAQVWLRLEREGGGSDRLRIRAISDAHIVNGLIAIVMSMYNGRTAAEAMAVDARGILERLELDAHLSGTRRNGLEAMIRRIRALAVEMEAGR encoded by the coding sequence ATGCGCGAGCTACCAACACTAGACGAGATCATCGAGACGTTCGAGTTGCTCGGCGACTGGGAGGAACGTTTCGGGTACATCATCGATCTGGGCAAGCGGTTGCCTCCGATGCCTGAGAGCGAGAGGACGGACGATGCGCGCGTGCATGGGTGTCAGGCGCAGGTCTGGTTGCGACTTGAGCGCGAGGGGGGGGGGAGTGATCGGTTGCGCATTCGGGCGATCAGCGATGCACATATCGTCAATGGGCTGATTGCGATTGTGATGAGCATGTATAACGGGCGAACGGCTGCCGAGGCGATGGCTGTGGATGCGCGTGGGATTTTGGAACGACTCGAGCTCGATGCGCACTTGAGCGGGACGCGGCGCAATGGGCTTGAGGCCATGATTCGCCGGATTCGGGCTCTGGCGGTCGAGATGGAGGCTGGGCGATGA
- a CDS encoding cysteine desulfurase — translation MACAGFDVEALRAKFPALAQEVHGRPLVYLDNAATTHKPGQVLEAMDEFYRRDNANVHRGMHELSVRATRGYESAREAAAGFIKAESSRECIFTSGVTDAINLVASSVGQARLRAGDRVLLSEMEHHSNIVPWQMACERAGAKIDVIPVTDSGELDLDAAQRLMTERTRVVACVMVSNVLGTINDVARVCMMAKAAGALSVIDAAQGGAHVEVDVRAIGCDFLALSGHKMFGPTGVGVLYGREELLEVLPPYRGGGEMIESVSFEKTTFARLPARFEAGTPNIAGAIGLGAAIRFVRELDDAGVRAHEASLLEHAQTRLSEIKGLRIYGQALRKIPIVTFSIDGVHPYDLAPVLDRFGVAIRTGHHCTQPLMKRFGVTATARASLAMYNTHAEIDVLVEGIERARRMLA, via the coding sequence ATGGCGTGCGCTGGGTTTGATGTGGAGGCACTGCGGGCGAAGTTCCCGGCCCTGGCGCAGGAGGTGCATGGCAGGCCTCTGGTGTATCTGGACAACGCTGCGACGACGCACAAACCCGGTCAGGTGCTGGAGGCGATGGATGAGTTTTATCGGCGTGACAATGCGAACGTGCATCGGGGGATGCACGAGTTGAGTGTGCGCGCGACGCGTGGGTATGAATCGGCGCGCGAGGCAGCAGCGGGGTTTATCAAGGCGGAGTCGTCGCGCGAGTGCATTTTTACAAGTGGCGTGACCGATGCCATCAATCTCGTGGCCAGTTCGGTGGGGCAAGCGAGGCTGCGAGCGGGCGATCGTGTGCTGCTGAGTGAGATGGAGCATCACTCGAACATCGTGCCATGGCAGATGGCGTGCGAGCGAGCCGGGGCGAAGATTGATGTGATTCCGGTGACGGACTCGGGCGAACTGGACCTGGATGCTGCCCAGCGATTGATGACGGAGCGGACGCGCGTCGTTGCGTGTGTGATGGTGTCGAATGTGCTGGGGACGATCAACGACGTCGCGCGAGTGTGCATGATGGCAAAGGCGGCGGGGGCTTTGTCGGTGATCGATGCGGCACAGGGTGGAGCGCATGTCGAGGTGGATGTGCGTGCGATCGGGTGCGACTTTCTGGCGCTTTCGGGGCACAAGATGTTCGGACCGACGGGCGTGGGAGTGTTGTATGGGCGCGAGGAGTTGCTGGAGGTGCTCCCGCCGTATCGAGGTGGCGGGGAGATGATTGAATCGGTGAGCTTTGAGAAAACGACCTTCGCCAGGCTTCCGGCGCGTTTCGAGGCCGGCACGCCGAATATTGCGGGTGCGATCGGGCTTGGGGCGGCGATACGCTTTGTGCGGGAGCTTGATGATGCGGGGGTTCGGGCCCATGAGGCGTCGCTGCTCGAGCATGCACAGACGAGGTTGAGCGAGATCAAGGGATTGCGGATCTACGGGCAGGCGCTACGCAAGATTCCGATTGTGACGTTTTCGATCGATGGCGTTCATCCGTATGACCTGGCGCCGGTGCTGGATCGGTTCGGAGTGGCGATTCGTACAGGGCATCATTGCACGCAGCCTCTGATGAAGCGGTTTGGCGTGACGGCGACTGCGCGGGCGTCGCTGGCGATGTACAACACTCATGCGGAAATCGATGTGCTGGTCGAGGGAATCGAGCGTGCTCGACGAATGCTCGCGTGA
- a CDS encoding DUF2924 domain-containing protein, which yields MRNVKSRVHKDLAALEAMGTRELRERYEQVFGEAARSSNRRWLQRRIAWRIQVLAEGDLAARTVERTRAKAATMARDADLRVRLPSSPDDAGGALRTVVGTVSPGRDERVPPPGAVLVRVFKGREHRVTVRATGFEYRGDLYRSLSAVAHAISGSHWNGFHFFGLSKPQMNRGAGKEPA from the coding sequence ATGCGGAACGTGAAATCACGTGTGCACAAGGATCTGGCTGCACTCGAAGCGATGGGCACGCGGGAGCTTCGAGAGCGGTACGAGCAGGTCTTTGGCGAGGCGGCTCGTTCGAGCAACCGGCGATGGCTTCAGCGCCGGATTGCGTGGCGGATCCAGGTGCTCGCTGAGGGCGACCTCGCGGCTCGTACGGTTGAACGCACGCGCGCCAAGGCGGCGACGATGGCCCGTGACGCAGACCTGCGGGTCCGGCTGCCTTCGTCCCCGGACGACGCGGGCGGGGCCCTGCGCACGGTGGTGGGGACGGTGTCGCCGGGTCGGGACGAGCGGGTGCCCCCGCCCGGGGCCGTGCTGGTGCGGGTCTTCAAGGGCCGGGAGCACCGGGTCACCGTCCGGGCGACTGGCTTCGAGTACCGCGGCGACCTGTACCGCTCGCTGAGCGCCGTCGCCCACGCGATCAGCGGCTCGCACTGGAACGGGTTCCACTTCTTCGGGCTCAGCAAGCCTCAGATGAACCGGGGCGCCGGGAAGGAGCCGGCATGA
- a CDS encoding recombinase family protein codes for MTRSRDRQSQAEPPKTIRCAIYTRKSTEDGLEQEFNSLDAQRESGEVFIASQKSAGWVCSAERYDDGGFSGGTAERPALQRLLDDIKAGLVDCVVVYKVDRLSRSLLDFARMMETFERHGVSFVSVTQQFNTAHSMGRLTLNILLSFAQFEREIISERTRDKIAAARKKGKWAGGRPVLGYDLEPGPGGSKLKVNHREAERVRAIYELYLAEQSLLRTSAKLNDRGWTTKRWVAKNGQHQGGRRFDKAVLHKMLTNPVYIGRVRHHDELYDGEHEAILDEDVFRAVGELLSTRRARDGRSPCNKHGALLKGLVRCRACQCAMGHHFASCKLSGGGTKRYQYYVCSRAQKEGWAVCPGPSLPAAELESFVINELRAIGRDDGLVADAMAAAQRRLRERLDVFQGDRAGLAAEVEEARRELRDLVADGRDRNGSASLAADLRERIRDLDARGRKLDARLTSMRERAIDEDELAGALESFDPLWEQLNAAERERLVRLLVKCVEWDAVTETVTVTFNADSGVWEEDVCLI; via the coding sequence ATGACGCGCTCGCGCGATCGGCAGAGCCAGGCGGAGCCGCCCAAGACGATCCGGTGCGCGATCTACACCCGCAAGAGCACCGAGGACGGGCTCGAGCAGGAGTTCAACTCGCTCGATGCCCAGCGTGAGTCGGGCGAAGTGTTTATCGCGAGCCAGAAGTCAGCCGGGTGGGTGTGCAGCGCCGAGCGGTACGACGATGGCGGCTTCAGTGGCGGCACCGCTGAGCGCCCGGCGCTGCAGCGGCTGCTCGATGACATCAAGGCCGGGCTGGTCGATTGCGTGGTGGTCTACAAGGTGGACCGGCTCAGCCGTTCGCTGCTCGACTTCGCGAGGATGATGGAGACGTTTGAGCGGCACGGGGTGTCGTTTGTGAGCGTCACCCAACAGTTCAACACGGCCCACTCGATGGGTCGGCTGACGCTCAACATCCTGCTGTCATTTGCCCAGTTTGAGCGGGAGATCATCTCCGAGCGCACGCGTGACAAGATCGCGGCAGCCCGCAAGAAGGGCAAGTGGGCCGGCGGTCGACCGGTGCTGGGTTACGATCTTGAACCGGGGCCTGGCGGGTCGAAACTCAAGGTCAACCATCGTGAGGCCGAGCGGGTCCGGGCGATCTACGAGTTGTACCTTGCAGAACAGTCCCTGCTGCGTACATCGGCGAAACTCAACGACCGGGGCTGGACGACGAAGCGCTGGGTGGCCAAGAACGGCCAGCACCAGGGCGGGCGTCGGTTTGACAAGGCGGTGCTGCACAAGATGCTGACGAATCCGGTCTACATTGGACGGGTCCGGCACCACGACGAACTCTATGACGGCGAGCACGAGGCGATCCTCGACGAAGATGTGTTTCGAGCCGTGGGTGAGCTCCTGTCCACACGGCGAGCGCGGGATGGCCGCTCGCCGTGCAACAAGCACGGGGCGTTGCTCAAGGGCCTGGTGCGCTGCCGGGCGTGCCAATGCGCCATGGGGCACCACTTTGCCAGCTGTAAGCTGAGCGGTGGGGGGACCAAGCGGTACCAATACTATGTCTGCAGCCGGGCGCAGAAAGAAGGCTGGGCTGTCTGTCCGGGTCCGTCTCTGCCTGCCGCGGAACTCGAGTCGTTTGTCATCAATGAACTACGGGCGATCGGGCGAGACGACGGCTTAGTGGCCGATGCGATGGCAGCGGCGCAGCGTCGACTGCGCGAGCGGCTGGACGTGTTCCAAGGCGATCGGGCGGGCTTGGCTGCAGAGGTCGAAGAGGCCCGGCGAGAGCTCCGCGATCTGGTCGCGGACGGCCGCGACCGCAACGGCAGCGCTTCGCTTGCCGCCGACCTGCGTGAACGCATCCGCGACCTTGATGCGCGGGGGCGGAAGCTGGACGCTCGCCTGACGTCGATGCGGGAGCGCGCCATCGATGAGGATGAACTGGCCGGGGCGCTCGAGTCGTTCGATCCGCTGTGGGAGCAGCTCAACGCGGCCGAGCGTGAGCGGCTGGTGCGTCTGCTCGTCAAGTGTGTGGAGTGGGACGCCGTGACCGAGACGGTCACGGTGACGTTCAATGCGGACAGCGGGGTATGGGAGGAGGATGTGTGTCTGATCTGA
- a CDS encoding sigma-70 family RNA polymerase sigma factor, giving the protein MGSVSMTADDHGAFLAGEYVHQRVRFQVSRLARKFNLDESAKDDAAQDLHCGLCRAMGKFNPELASAETFASRVVELEARHIARRLRRSRHHHSLVDDADVVERATQVADAVATRLDLDEALSVLPLDLRRVAERLKHQSVAELAVNLKIHRSTVYRKIAQIRHILLESGLDDAL; this is encoded by the coding sequence ATGGGTTCAGTTTCAATGACGGCGGACGATCATGGCGCGTTTCTCGCGGGCGAGTATGTGCATCAGCGTGTGCGGTTCCAGGTGAGCAGGCTGGCACGCAAGTTCAATCTGGATGAGTCGGCGAAAGACGATGCAGCGCAGGATTTGCACTGCGGACTCTGCCGCGCCATGGGAAAGTTCAATCCCGAGTTGGCATCAGCAGAGACATTTGCCAGTCGTGTTGTTGAACTTGAGGCGCGGCATATCGCGCGACGGCTGCGAAGGTCGCGACACCATCACTCACTTGTTGACGATGCTGATGTCGTGGAGCGAGCCACTCAGGTCGCAGATGCAGTCGCCACGCGACTTGATCTCGATGAAGCACTGAGCGTGCTGCCCCTCGATCTGAGACGTGTGGCGGAGCGACTCAAGCACCAGTCTGTGGCTGAGTTGGCTGTCAATCTCAAGATCCATCGATCCACTGTGTATCGCAAGATCGCCCAGATTCGTCACATTCTGCTCGAATCCGGCCTTGACGACGCGCTGTAG
- the hrpA gene encoding ATP-dependent RNA helicase HrpA — MPEPHADNLDDLRARLGACMITDQHEIRRRLRQVERAGRELTPRMLERITERIEASIARRELRLEARPKVRYPTDLPVCERRAEILDAIESNQVVVICGETGSGKTTQLPKMCLELGRGVAGVIGHTQPRRIAARSVAARIADELGVAVGGVVGSKVRFGDQTSDRTMIKIMTDGILLSETQRDRSLEAYDTIIIDEAHERSLNIDFLLGYLHRLLPRRRDLKLIITSATIDPERFSAHFWNAPIVEVSGRTYPVEVRYRPLQLDAGDAEGADQIAGVLRAVDELASEPSGDVLIFMSGEREIRETARALRERIGPGDEVEILPLYARLSMAEQQRVFKPHRGRRLVIATNVAETSLTVPGIRYVIDPGEARLSRYSARTKVQGLQIEPISQASANQRAGRCGRVAPGVCIRLYSQRDFQSREAFTPPEIVRTNLASVILQMMALGLGRAEEFPFLEAPDSRMIRDGYERLFQLGAVDEEGKLTETGRQLAKLPIDPQIGRMIVAAAKEDCVSEVLIIAAALSVQDPRERPHDKRDAADEAHAQFEHAESDFLTYLNLWHFYHGLERTLSRSKLTKALKQNYLSMVRMREWRDVLSQLREVAAELKLHVSAAEADHDAIHRSLLAGLIANVGYRRDKFEYEGTRSTRFHIFPGSVVFASKPKWIMAAEIVRTTKLFARCVAGIEPTWIEEAGRHLLKHTHNDPYWDERRGVVMARERVLLLGLELVAGRAVDFGRVNSAKAREIFIHHALVEGAITIDPPCLAHNRELEASVRGLEAKARRNDLLADAMARFAFYDARLPEDVHSTRTFERWLRRAQREEPRVLYMTLDDLLLKTPEDVGVERYPDQMLVEGIHLPLGYAHEPGAADDGLTITVPVEFLGQVDPAKLDWLVPGMVEEKIAALIRTLPRTYRRHFDAAAIAGELTQTLEIGQRPLIDALADALSRRAGVSVPREAFKPDEIPPHLWVRYRVVDTAGHELAIGRDLGELRQSLRAQIAASYAHATENAMERDDLLDWDFGELPAEVEIRRGSFVLHGYPTLVDQGKTVALRVLSSRIEARRAFRAGLARLYVRHLREEFKYYERHLPNIEKMTLHYAALGPGDELRRDLLLLVADRVFIGDDESVRTREEFAARLDLGWNRLRPTVDEVCGLIEKILERVHDLSLRLAEPSPEGWVMSLGDVRFQLGQLLPKRFLTKVPYARLEHYPRYLRAVQRRLERLREQGPARDLELARQVAKWWGIYAERLARHDAAGVVDPALEEFRWLIEELRVSLFAQELRTIEPVSDKRLEKRWEAVRS; from the coding sequence ATGCCTGAGCCGCATGCTGACAATCTGGATGACCTGCGGGCGAGGCTGGGTGCGTGCATGATAACTGATCAGCACGAGATTCGGCGTCGGCTTCGGCAGGTCGAGCGCGCGGGGCGCGAGCTCACACCACGCATGCTCGAACGCATCACTGAGCGGATCGAGGCGTCGATCGCACGGCGGGAGTTGCGGCTGGAAGCACGCCCGAAGGTCCGATACCCGACAGATCTCCCGGTATGCGAACGAAGGGCCGAGATTCTTGACGCGATCGAGTCGAACCAGGTCGTCGTGATCTGTGGCGAGACTGGTTCGGGCAAGACGACGCAACTGCCCAAGATGTGCCTCGAATTGGGTCGCGGTGTTGCCGGGGTGATCGGGCATACGCAGCCTCGGCGCATTGCAGCTCGAAGTGTTGCAGCCCGGATTGCGGATGAACTTGGCGTTGCGGTGGGCGGAGTGGTCGGTTCGAAGGTGCGATTCGGCGATCAGACGAGCGACCGCACCATGATCAAGATCATGACCGATGGCATCCTGCTGAGCGAAACGCAGCGCGACCGCAGTCTCGAAGCGTACGACACGATCATCATCGATGAAGCACACGAGCGCAGCCTGAACATCGACTTTCTTCTCGGATATCTGCATCGACTGTTGCCGCGGCGGCGCGACTTAAAACTGATCATCACGTCGGCGACGATCGACCCGGAGCGTTTCAGTGCGCACTTCTGGAACGCGCCGATCGTGGAGGTTTCAGGGCGGACGTATCCGGTGGAGGTGCGGTACCGGCCGTTGCAACTGGATGCGGGTGATGCTGAGGGCGCCGACCAGATTGCAGGCGTGCTGCGCGCGGTCGATGAACTGGCCAGCGAACCCTCGGGCGATGTGCTGATTTTCATGAGCGGTGAGCGCGAAATCCGTGAGACAGCTCGCGCGCTGCGCGAGCGGATCGGGCCTGGGGACGAGGTTGAGATACTGCCTCTGTATGCGAGACTTTCGATGGCGGAGCAGCAGCGTGTGTTCAAGCCGCACCGCGGGCGGCGGCTGGTGATTGCAACAAACGTTGCGGAGACTTCGCTGACTGTGCCGGGGATTCGGTATGTCATTGATCCTGGTGAAGCCAGACTGAGTCGATACAGCGCACGCACAAAGGTGCAGGGCTTGCAGATCGAGCCAATCTCGCAGGCATCAGCGAATCAACGTGCTGGGAGATGCGGGCGTGTTGCGCCGGGTGTGTGCATTCGTTTGTACAGCCAGCGCGACTTTCAATCGCGTGAAGCATTCACTCCGCCCGAAATTGTTCGCACAAATCTGGCGAGTGTGATCCTTCAGATGATGGCGTTGGGTCTGGGGCGAGCCGAGGAGTTTCCGTTTCTGGAAGCGCCCGACAGCCGCATGATCCGCGACGGGTATGAGCGGCTGTTCCAGCTCGGTGCGGTCGATGAGGAAGGGAAACTGACGGAAACCGGGCGGCAACTGGCAAAGCTGCCGATCGACCCACAGATCGGCAGAATGATCGTGGCAGCGGCGAAAGAGGATTGCGTCAGCGAGGTGCTGATCATTGCGGCGGCACTGTCGGTGCAGGATCCGCGCGAGAGGCCTCACGACAAGCGCGACGCAGCCGACGAAGCCCACGCGCAGTTCGAGCATGCGGAATCGGATTTCCTGACCTATCTGAATCTGTGGCACTTCTATCACGGGTTGGAACGCACGCTCTCGCGTTCGAAACTGACCAAGGCGTTGAAACAGAACTACCTGAGCATGGTGCGCATGCGCGAGTGGCGTGACGTGCTGTCGCAGTTGCGTGAAGTGGCAGCGGAGTTGAAACTGCATGTGAGTGCGGCCGAAGCGGATCATGACGCCATTCATCGGTCGCTGCTTGCGGGGCTGATCGCGAATGTGGGATATCGGCGTGACAAGTTCGAGTATGAGGGAACGCGCTCGACGCGGTTTCATATCTTTCCGGGTTCGGTGGTGTTCGCTTCCAAGCCGAAGTGGATTATGGCAGCCGAGATTGTGCGCACGACGAAGTTATTTGCTCGCTGTGTGGCGGGCATCGAGCCGACATGGATCGAGGAGGCTGGGCGACATCTTCTCAAGCACACGCACAACGATCCGTACTGGGATGAGAGGCGTGGGGTGGTGATGGCGCGCGAGCGGGTTTTGCTGCTTGGGCTGGAGCTCGTTGCAGGGCGCGCGGTTGATTTTGGGCGTGTCAACTCGGCTAAAGCTCGGGAGATTTTCATTCATCATGCGCTCGTGGAAGGGGCGATCACAATCGACCCGCCGTGCCTGGCACACAATCGAGAGCTGGAAGCGAGCGTGCGCGGGCTCGAAGCCAAGGCCCGGCGCAACGATCTTCTGGCCGACGCAATGGCGAGATTCGCGTTTTACGACGCGCGCCTGCCAGAGGATGTGCACAGCACGCGGACTTTTGAACGTTGGCTTCGGCGTGCGCAGCGTGAAGAGCCGCGCGTGTTGTACATGACGCTCGACGATCTGCTGCTCAAGACTCCAGAGGATGTTGGTGTTGAGCGGTATCCGGATCAGATGCTGGTCGAAGGAATTCACCTGCCGCTGGGTTATGCGCACGAGCCCGGAGCGGCTGATGACGGATTGACCATCACTGTGCCGGTCGAGTTTCTTGGTCAAGTCGATCCTGCGAAACTGGATTGGTTGGTCCCCGGCATGGTTGAGGAGAAGATCGCGGCGTTGATCCGCACGTTGCCGCGCACGTACAGGCGGCACTTTGATGCTGCGGCGATTGCGGGCGAACTGACGCAGACGCTGGAGATTGGTCAGCGCCCGTTGATCGATGCGTTGGCCGATGCGCTGAGTCGGCGTGCGGGCGTGAGCGTGCCACGCGAGGCGTTCAAACCCGACGAGATTCCGCCACATTTGTGGGTGCGCTATCGCGTGGTGGATACAGCCGGGCACGAGTTGGCGATCGGGCGCGATCTCGGCGAGTTGCGTCAGTCGCTGCGTGCGCAGATCGCGGCGAGTTATGCTCACGCGACCGAGAACGCGATGGAGCGCGATGACCTGCTTGATTGGGATTTCGGTGAGTTGCCAGCAGAGGTCGAGATCCGTCGCGGATCGTTCGTGTTGCATGGGTACCCGACTCTGGTCGATCAGGGCAAGACTGTGGCGCTGCGGGTGCTGAGTTCGAGGATCGAAGCCAGGCGGGCGTTTCGAGCCGGGCTGGCGCGGCTGTATGTGCGGCATCTGCGCGAGGAGTTCAAGTATTACGAACGTCATCTGCCGAACATCGAGAAGATGACGCTGCATTATGCCGCACTCGGCCCGGGTGATGAGCTGCGGCGTGATCTTTTGCTACTTGTGGCCGATCGGGTCTTCATCGGCGATGATGAATCAGTGCGCACTCGCGAAGAGTTCGCGGCCAGGCTCGACCTCGGCTGGAACCGGCTCCGACCGACAGTCGATGAGGTGTGCGGGTTGATCGAGAAGATTCTCGAGCGCGTGCACGATCTTTCGCTGAGATTGGCAGAGCCATCGCCCGAAGGGTGGGTGATGAGTCTGGGCGATGTGCGTTTTCAGTTGGGGCAGTTGTTGCCAAAGCGATTTTTGACCAAAGTGCCATATGCGAGACTTGAGCATTATCCGCGATACTTGCGGGCGGTTCAGCGGCGTCTTGAGAGGCTGCGCGAACAGGGACCTGCGCGAGACCTCGAACTCGCGCGGCAGGTAGCAAAGTGGTGGGGGATATATGCCGAACGTCTGGCCCGGCACGATGCAGCGGGTGTCGTCGATCCGGCGCTTGAAGAATTCCGGTGGTTGATCGAAGAACTTCGTGTTTCGCTGTTTGCACAGGAATTGAGGACTATTGAGCCTGTGTCGGATAAGAGGCTCGAGAAGCGTTGGGAGGCTGTGCGATCATAA
- a CDS encoding DUF59 domain-containing protein — translation MRIFDSGAERERQRVAPSATPDAQTLRGRIIEAIKSVYDPEIPVNVFDLGLIYAIEPDSNGQVRVAMTLTSPACPEAHSIPAAVKAAVETAEGVVAARVELVWEPRWSKDMMSDEAKLHLGLI, via the coding sequence ATGCGCATCTTTGATTCGGGTGCAGAGCGAGAGCGGCAGCGGGTTGCGCCGTCTGCGACTCCCGATGCCCAGACGCTGCGCGGGCGGATCATCGAGGCGATCAAGTCGGTGTACGACCCGGAGATTCCGGTGAATGTGTTTGATCTTGGGCTGATCTACGCGATTGAGCCGGACAGTAATGGCCAGGTGAGAGTTGCGATGACGCTGACGAGCCCGGCATGCCCGGAGGCGCATTCGATTCCGGCTGCGGTGAAGGCAGCGGTTGAGACGGCGGAAGGGGTTGTGGCTGCGCGAGTGGAACTTGTGTGGGAGCCACGGTGGTCCAAGGACATGATGAGCGACGAAGCGAAGTTGCATCTGGGGTTGATCTGA